TTAATTGACAAATGATGTAATGGCCGTCAGGGGGGGGTCACTACTTAAACAAATATTCCACGAGCACAACTATGGCGAGAACCACGATGAGGATTACGATAAACCCCCCCATCATTAAAAAAGTCATAAACTTTGCACCAAACCCTTTTTTCTTTTCTTCGCCCTTTTCGGTACTCTCTTTTTTCACGTCGGCCATGCAATTAAAACCTCCTTTATTATGTAAATAAACGTTTACTAAAAGAATAATTTATTATTAAGATATTATCAACGATATTTTCAAAAAAAATAAAATTTATATCTATTTGTTATTATTGGATTATTTATATACTGCATTTTTACCTGAATTTTATTATTTCCACTTAAATAAACATATGTATATTTTTTAAAAAGTACATAGGACTATTTCTTTTGTAATAGACGGATAAATATTGCCTTGCCTATTTCTCTCGTTTTAAAAATTATATGAAGCTGCTATATCTCTTCTATGTCCTGACCCTAGAAAATGTTTCGATATGACTTTCATCTATTGAATTGGAATGCATGACTTCTGCGGGAAGTACATAATGGGGTTTCCCCCCTTTCCGGAAGAGTTGAGAATCTGCTGGAAAAACCCGAGGTAAGGAGGTCGTACCTGGGGATTTGAATTGGATGGAATTTCTTCCTCATCATCCCCTGAGATCTTAACAAAGGGTTATGCCTAAATTTTCCTTCAAACCTGCATCCCACTGGGGCGTCGTGGCCATTTCCTTCGTAACGATCGCCCTTGCCTACGGCCTAAACTTCTCTTTTTCCGTATTCTTCGTAGCCATCCTGGAGGAGTTCAAATGGAGCAGGGCCAGTATAGCGGGGGCTTTCTCGTTATCGTCCCTCATATTAGGAATCAGTTCCTGGCCGGGAGGAAGGCTGGTCGATCGATTTGGACCCAGAAAAATAATGATGGTCGGTGCCATCATCCTTTCTTTGGCGACGATGGCCAGTGCGCTGATCCGGGAGGTCTGGCATCTCTACTTTCTTTTTGGAATCTTGTCTGGCCTAGGTATTTGCGGTCTCGGGTGGGTGCCCAATTCGGTACTGCTCTCCAACTGGTTTGTCAAAAATCGTGGGAGCATGGTGGGTATCGCTTTCTCCGGGATGGGAATCGGAATTCTTGCTGTTGGGCCTTCGGCCCAATACCTTATATCCAGCCTGGGATGGCGAACGGCCTATTTGGTTTTTGGCCTGGCGGTCCTGGTGCTCCTGCTGCCATTAAGCTTTTTTTTGCAGGATAGGCCGAATCGAAAAATGGAAAATGAAGGCCCAGATCAACAACGCCCGCTGGCCAAGGCAGAGGACTCAAGGGAGAAGGGGGATTGGACCTTAAGGCGCTCCATGAAAACCCTGCCTTTCTGGGCGCTCTTTATTTCTTTTTTTCTCATTCCTTTAGGCATTTTTCCTGTAGCCATCCACCAGGTGGCCTACATAATCGACCAGGGTTACAGCAAGATACTGGCTGCTTTGGTCTTCGGAACCATGGGTTTATTAAGCACGGTCGGAAGGCCCCTTTTCGGAGTTCTCTCCGACCGCATCGGCAGGGAGAAAGCCGTCACCTGGAGCTTTATCAGTTCCATCGCGGGAATTCTCATTCTCATTTTCTTGCCCGAACTAAAATCCGTATTCTGGCTCTACCTTTACGCCATCCTCTTCGGATTGGGATTTGGAGCGCGCGGCCCCATCGTGTCCGCCATGATGGCCGATATGTTTTCGGGAAAGCATTTTGGGAGCATCTATGGCTTTATTAACATCGGGAATGGGATGGGAGGAGCATTAGGGCCCTGGCTGGGAGGGCTTCTTTACGATTTGACCGGTAGTTATCGGATTCCATTTTTTATATGTATTCCTGCTCTTGTATTGGCCTGTATTCTTTTTTGGACAGCTGGGAGGGGTCGGTCCAATCTTCATCCCAAGACCCTATAACCCCCCTAATCTTTTTGAGGCCCGAGTGCCCGGGGTCAGGCATTGAATTATCACATTTCCCAAGGTATCCGCTAGTTCGGAGTCCCGAGTCCAAAGTCCAAAATGGCGAGTTTCGGGTTCCGGGTTACGGGTTTTAAATCATAATCCGTGAGTCGTAAGTCGTCAGGCGCAGCCATTCATTTCACCTCTTTCTCCCGCAGAACCCTTTTCAGCACTTTGCCCGAAGCGGTCTTGGGCAATTCCTTGACGAACTCGACGATCCGGGGATATTTATAGGCGGCCATCTTGCTCTTGCACCAGGCGACGATTTCCTCCTCTCTGACCTTGTTTTCATACTCGGTCTTTAAGACGATGACGGCCTTGATGTTCTCCCCCCTATAGGGATCGGGGACCCCAATGACTGCAACCTCTTTTATCGCGGGATGGCCGTAAAGAAAATTTTCCACCTCTGCCGGAAAAACACTGTAACCGGAAGCCTTGATCAGCTCTTTTTTACGGCCGACGATGTAAAAGTACCCGTCCTCATCCATTCGGGCGATGTCCCCGGTGTACAGCCATCCATCTTTCAAGGCTTCCGCCGTCGCTTCCGGCCGGTTCCAGTACCCTTTCATAACCGTCGGCCCTTTGATGAGCAGCTCCCCCTCCTGATCCAGGGGAAGATCGACCCCAGTCTCCACATCCACAATCCGGCAATCGATGCCGAACTGGGGAAGGCCGATGGACCCGTACCTCGGCCGCAGGT
This is a stretch of genomic DNA from Deltaproteobacteria bacterium. It encodes these proteins:
- a CDS encoding MFS transporter; this translates as MPKFSFKPASHWGVVAISFVTIALAYGLNFSFSVFFVAILEEFKWSRASIAGAFSLSSLILGISSWPGGRLVDRFGPRKIMMVGAIILSLATMASALIREVWHLYFLFGILSGLGICGLGWVPNSVLLSNWFVKNRGSMVGIAFSGMGIGILAVGPSAQYLISSLGWRTAYLVFGLAVLVLLLPLSFFLQDRPNRKMENEGPDQQRPLAKAEDSREKGDWTLRRSMKTLPFWALFISFFLIPLGIFPVAIHQVAYIIDQGYSKILAALVFGTMGLLSTVGRPLFGVLSDRIGREKAVTWSFISSIAGILILIFLPELKSVFWLYLYAILFGLGFGARGPIVSAMMADMFSGKHFGSIYGFINIGNGMGGALGPWLGGLLYDLTGSYRIPFFICIPALVLACILFWTAGRGRSNLHPKTL